Proteins encoded within one genomic window of Methanobacterium sp. Maddingley MBC34:
- a CDS encoding histidinol-phosphate aminotransferase (PFAM: Aminotransferase class I and II~TIGRFAM: histidinol-phosphate aminotransferase): MVNIKKTVNELDPYIPGRSNADLARAYGLDPAKIIRMGSNENPLGPSPLAVKALEENLQTINTYPESNIDDLKDKIASYAGVRPEEIIVGGDGADEILDVLAKTLIEPGDEYIVHPPSYMYYEFTFNIHGAVPVYARWDIEKNQLDLDSVLEAISPRTKVIFLCTPNNPSGGLIDKQDIQTILESTDALVVVDEAYWEFSGVNNLELLAEYDNLFILRTFSKVMGLAGMRIGYGIGHEEFVQYMHRVKPVFSLIKLSYLAAVTTLDDPDYIEKSTQLSIQSRDYLYREMSKFPELKVYQSWANYILVDVRGTGMNSGEITEELMKNGIIVRDCKSFRGLDDYWIRVSVATMEEDEQFINVLKTILK; encoded by the coding sequence ATGGTTAATATAAAAAAAACAGTTAATGAACTTGATCCATACATTCCAGGCAGGTCAAATGCAGATTTAGCCCGTGCTTATGGTCTTGATCCTGCTAAAATAATTAGAATGGGATCCAATGAAAACCCCCTGGGACCCTCACCATTGGCAGTTAAAGCCCTGGAAGAAAATCTTCAAACGATTAACACGTATCCTGAATCGAATATTGATGATCTAAAGGACAAAATCGCTTCTTATGCAGGTGTGCGTCCTGAAGAAATCATTGTGGGAGGAGACGGTGCGGATGAGATCCTGGATGTGCTGGCCAAGACCCTCATTGAACCAGGTGACGAGTACATTGTGCATCCACCATCCTACATGTACTATGAGTTCACCTTCAACATACACGGGGCAGTTCCTGTTTACGCACGCTGGGATATCGAAAAAAACCAGCTGGACCTTGACTCGGTACTGGAAGCAATTTCTCCCCGCACAAAGGTTATTTTCCTCTGCACACCCAACAATCCCTCCGGGGGGTTGATTGATAAACAGGATATTCAAACCATTCTGGAGAGCACTGATGCTCTGGTAGTGGTTGATGAGGCTTACTGGGAGTTTTCCGGTGTTAACAACCTGGAACTTCTGGCAGAATATGACAATCTCTTCATCCTCCGAACTTTCTCCAAGGTAATGGGGCTGGCTGGTATGAGGATTGGTTATGGTATTGGTCATGAAGAATTCGTCCAGTACATGCACCGTGTTAAACCTGTTTTCAGCCTTATTAAACTATCTTACCTGGCAGCAGTCACCACTTTAGATGATCCTGATTACATTGAAAAATCCACCCAGTTATCCATCCAGAGCAGGGATTATCTTTACCGGGAAATGTCTAAATTCCCTGAGTTAAAGGTTTACCAATCCTGGGCCAATTATATCCTGGTGGATGTTCGGGGTACCGGGATGAACTCTGGAGAGATCACAGAAGAACTCATGAAAAATGGGATAATAGTCCGAGACTGCAAGTCTTTCAGGGGATTGGATGATTACTGGATAAGGGTCAGTGTAGCCACAATGGAAGAGGATGAACAGTTTATTAATGTTTTAAAGACCATTTTAAAATAA
- a CDS encoding methylase involved in ubiquinone/menaquinone biosynthesis (PFAM: Methyltransferase domain): MAEQELYRKFAHYYDLIYQWMDYEGEAEFVEKMVELHQKSPGNDLLDVACGTGNHSKYLTNSFQVVGLDINPEMMEIAQEKVPEMELIHGNMREMNLEMSFDVIICLFSAINYNTSLNDLSKTLKRFYNHLKDGGVLIFDLGFCTENWDEGRVFVDAVAEGDLQLARISQSRLRDGVFNANFVFLVKEDGVMDFEVDQHDIGVFPTKDVGNILDSLGFKFNIYGDYEDILWDEKSGKRPVFVCVKA; encoded by the coding sequence ATGGCAGAACAAGAACTCTACCGCAAATTTGCCCACTATTACGACCTGATCTACCAGTGGATGGATTATGAGGGCGAAGCAGAATTTGTTGAAAAAATGGTGGAACTTCACCAAAAATCTCCTGGAAATGATCTTTTGGATGTGGCCTGTGGTACCGGTAACCATTCCAAGTACCTTACAAACTCATTCCAAGTGGTGGGTTTGGATATTAACCCTGAAATGATGGAAATAGCCCAGGAAAAAGTCCCTGAAATGGAACTCATCCACGGAAACATGAGAGAAATGAACTTGGAAATGAGCTTTGATGTTATTATCTGCCTTTTTTCAGCTATAAACTACAATACAAGTTTAAATGATCTGAGTAAAACTCTTAAACGATTTTATAATCATCTTAAAGATGGTGGTGTCCTAATATTTGATTTGGGATTTTGTACTGAAAATTGGGATGAAGGTAGAGTTTTTGTGGATGCTGTGGCTGAAGGAGATCTTCAACTGGCTAGAATATCACAGAGCCGCCTGCGTGATGGAGTTTTCAATGCTAATTTCGTCTTTCTGGTGAAAGAAGATGGTGTAATGGATTTTGAGGTGGACCAACATGATATAGGCGTTTTCCCCACCAAAGATGTCGGTAATATTCTTGATAGTCTCGGTTTCAAATTCAATATCTACGGAGATTATGAAGACATATTATGGGATGAAAAGTCTGGAAAAAGACCTGTTTTTGTCTGTGTTAAAGCATGA
- a CDS encoding multimeric flavodoxin WrbA (PFAM: NADPH-dependent FMN reductase) yields MKKVLMLCASPRKESNTMKVLEECAKTIGQNGLKTEIISLRQKKIRSCIACGKCSELHQCALKDGLNDIIEKLKDADGFIIGSPVYFGTARGELMSALQRIGMVSMSSGNFLSWKVGGPIAVARRGGHTATIQEMLMFFFINDMIVPGSTYWNMVFAHQPGEAEEDTEGMETAIRFADNVAKLILKIK; encoded by the coding sequence ATGAAGAAGGTTCTAATGTTATGTGCCAGTCCCCGGAAAGAAAGCAATACCATGAAAGTACTGGAAGAATGTGCAAAAACCATAGGACAAAATGGCTTGAAAACTGAGATAATATCCCTACGCCAGAAAAAAATCCGTTCCTGCATTGCCTGTGGAAAATGCTCCGAATTACACCAGTGTGCTCTTAAAGATGGTCTCAATGACATAATCGAAAAGTTAAAGGATGCAGACGGTTTCATCATTGGCTCACCAGTGTACTTTGGAACTGCCAGAGGAGAATTGATGTCTGCCCTACAACGGATTGGAATGGTTAGCATGTCTTCTGGTAATTTCTTATCCTGGAAAGTGGGTGGCCCCATTGCTGTAGCCAGGAGAGGAGGGCACACCGCCACTATACAGGAGATGTTAATGTTCTTCTTCATCAACGACATGATCGTACCTGGGAGCACCTACTGGAACATGGTATTCGCACATCAACCTGGAGAAGCAGAAGAGGATACAGAAGGAATGGAAACTGCAATCCGCTTTGCAGATAACGTTGCCAAACTCATATTAAAGATAAAATAA
- a CDS encoding TIGR00297 family protein (PFAM: Integral membrane protein DUF92~TIGRFAM: TIGR00297 family protein) — MIIWEYVILLVIMGLITYKKKALDLLGSIFMIIMGVIIIFAAGVNWLLLIFLFLILGVAFTRYKHDYKKEIGVYEGTRTIKNVVSNGIVAFVMAAFGNYAGFIGSIATATADTMASEVGVATTPRLITNFKKVPPGTDGGISVLGTFAGIIGAGLIGLAAYILGVYPDLVKTMAIAIIAGTFGCFVDSILGAVLEIKGYLSNEHVNLLATLAGALLGNIMVWLIW, encoded by the coding sequence ATGATTATCTGGGAATATGTGATCCTCCTGGTGATCATGGGGCTGATTACTTACAAGAAAAAGGCCCTTGATCTTTTAGGATCCATCTTCATGATCATAATGGGTGTGATCATCATCTTCGCCGCCGGTGTAAACTGGCTTTTATTAATATTTTTATTTCTCATTCTGGGAGTGGCATTCACCCGGTATAAACACGATTATAAGAAGGAGATCGGAGTTTACGAAGGAACCCGAACCATTAAAAACGTGGTCTCCAACGGAATCGTGGCCTTTGTAATGGCTGCCTTCGGCAATTATGCTGGATTCATTGGTTCAATAGCCACCGCCACTGCCGACACCATGGCCAGCGAGGTAGGAGTGGCTACCACCCCCCGTCTTATAACTAACTTTAAAAAAGTTCCTCCTGGTACTGATGGTGGAATTTCCGTCCTTGGAACATTTGCAGGGATAATTGGAGCAGGTTTAATTGGTTTAGCAGCTTATATTTTAGGTGTGTACCCTGATCTGGTTAAAACCATGGCAATTGCAATTATAGCAGGGACTTTTGGGTGTTTCGTAGACAGCATATTGGGAGCAGTGCTGGAAATAAAGGGTTACTTATCCAATGAACATGTTAATCTTTTAGCTACCTTAGCCGGAGCTTTATTAGGGAATATCATGGTATGGCTGATATGGTGA
- a CDS encoding 2,3-bisphosphoglycerate-independent phosphoglycerate mutase (PFAM: Metalloenzyme superfamily; 2,3-bisphosphoglycerate-independent phosphoglycerate mutase~TIGRFAM: 2,3-bisphosphoglycerate-independent phosphoglycerate mutase, archaeal form) yields the protein MADMVIKMKGIIMIIDGMADRPLEELGGKTPLEAAQSPNMDRMAQLGINGIMDAIKPGIRPGSDTAHLSILGYDPYHVYTGRGPFEAAGVGVEVRPGDIAFRCNFSTADENGVITDRRAGRIREGTDQLAETLNTIILEEDVEVIFKESTGHRAVLVLRGEGLSDKISDADPKHDGKKVKEVVGLDGSPEAERTAIILNKVIQKSYDLLKDHPVNLKRSQNGEPPANIVLPRGAGAVPNAEPFNDKYGVKSACIAETGLIQGIAQIAGMDVIEVEGATGGVDTNLDSITSSILANASLDYDFLLINIDGADEAGHDGNLKEKVEFIEKVDAVIGKVMELEDVYFILTADHSTPISVMDHTGDPVPLVIKGPDVRVDHVTQFNERDAADGGLCRIRGSDIMNILMDLMNRSTKFGA from the coding sequence ATGGCTGATATGGTGATAAAAATGAAGGGAATCATAATGATAATTGATGGGATGGCAGATCGTCCCCTGGAAGAATTAGGAGGTAAAACCCCCTTAGAAGCAGCTCAAAGCCCAAATATGGACCGTATGGCACAATTAGGGATTAATGGAATTATGGACGCCATAAAACCGGGAATAAGACCTGGAAGTGACACTGCCCACCTTTCCATACTTGGTTATGATCCCTATCATGTTTACACCGGACGAGGACCCTTCGAAGCTGCAGGAGTGGGAGTAGAAGTTAGGCCAGGGGACATAGCTTTCCGTTGCAACTTTTCCACTGCCGATGAAAATGGAGTTATCACAGACCGAAGAGCGGGAAGGATCAGAGAAGGCACAGACCAACTAGCAGAGACCCTTAACACCATTATATTAGAAGAAGATGTTGAAGTCATATTCAAAGAATCCACCGGTCACAGGGCAGTTTTAGTTTTAAGGGGGGAAGGTTTATCAGATAAGATCTCTGATGCTGATCCCAAACATGATGGAAAAAAGGTTAAAGAAGTGGTAGGATTGGATGGCTCTCCTGAGGCTGAAAGAACCGCTATTATCCTTAATAAGGTAATCCAGAAATCTTATGACCTTTTGAAGGATCATCCAGTTAATCTTAAACGCAGCCAGAATGGAGAACCTCCAGCAAATATCGTATTACCCCGAGGTGCTGGTGCCGTGCCCAATGCAGAACCATTTAATGATAAATATGGTGTTAAATCTGCATGTATAGCTGAAACAGGGCTTATTCAGGGTATTGCCCAGATAGCCGGTATGGACGTCATAGAAGTGGAAGGAGCAACGGGTGGAGTGGACACCAATCTGGACAGTATCACCAGCAGCATCTTAGCGAATGCTTCACTTGACTATGATTTCCTACTAATAAACATAGACGGTGCTGATGAAGCCGGTCATGATGGTAACTTAAAGGAGAAGGTTGAATTTATTGAGAAAGTTGATGCAGTAATTGGAAAGGTAATGGAACTGGAAGATGTTTACTTCATCCTTACTGCTGATCATTCCACTCCCATCTCCGTGATGGATCACACTGGAGATCCGGTCCCCCTGGTGATTAAAGGTCCTGATGTGAGGGTGGACCATGTTACCCAGTTCAATGAGCGAGATGCTGCCGATGGTGGTCTGTGTAGAATAAGAGGCAGTGATATCATGAACATACTTATGGATCTTATGAACCGATCCACCAAATTCGGAGCTTAG
- a CDS encoding isoleucine patch superfamily enzyme, carbonic anhydrase/acetyltransferase (PFAM: Bacterial transferase hexapeptide (three repeats)) — protein MIHPSVQIFPGVHTIGNVIIGEESSIWYNAVIRGDIESITIGSFSNVQDNSVLHSSKNFPLKIGDYVSVGHAAVLHGCKVDDNCIIGMNSTLLNGSHIQKNSIVAAGSVVPGGKVFPEGHLIMGVPARAVRKLGKEEIKDIKNTALRYLKLADQNK, from the coding sequence ATGATTCATCCCAGTGTCCAGATTTTTCCTGGTGTTCACACCATTGGCAATGTTATTATAGGTGAGGAGTCTTCCATATGGTATAATGCGGTGATAAGAGGAGATATAGAAAGCATAACCATTGGCAGTTTTTCCAATGTACAGGATAACTCTGTACTACACTCTTCAAAAAATTTTCCACTTAAAATAGGAGATTATGTTTCAGTAGGGCACGCAGCTGTGCTCCATGGTTGTAAGGTGGATGATAACTGTATTATTGGTATGAACTCTACTTTATTAAATGGGAGTCACATCCAGAAAAACAGCATAGTGGCTGCTGGATCAGTGGTGCCAGGGGGAAAGGTTTTCCCCGAAGGCCATCTAATAATGGGTGTCCCTGCCAGAGCAGTACGTAAACTAGGAAAAGAAGAAATAAAAGATATTAAAAATACTGCTTTACGCTATTTAAAGCTGGCTGACCAAAATAAATAA
- a CDS encoding phosphoglucosamine mutase (PFAM: Phosphoglucomutase/phosphomannomutase, alpha/beta/alpha domain III; Phosphoglucomutase/phosphomannomutase, alpha/beta/alpha domain II; Phosphoglucomutase/phosphomannomutase, C-terminal domain; Phosphoglucomutase/phosphomannomutase, alpha/beta/alpha domain I~TIGRFAM: phosphoglucosamine mutase), producing MNHEIPKLFGTSGIRGKIAEEITPELALNVGKAISTYLGKGHKVVVGYDTRTSNMMLERAVSAGILQGGCHVLSVGMVPTPVVGYATMKLNADAGVMITASHNPSPYNGIKLWNPDGMAYLQEQERAIEKIIHENNFYKASWEDIKKITDISPVVNDYIEDLLGLMDIKPGLKVVVDCANGAAAYLSPLILRKAGCRVVSLNAQPDGFFPGRKPEPSEANLQELMKVVKVTGADLGIAHDGDADRMIAVDDKGQMADFDKLLALVSAEIGGCVVTTVDASACIDRAMEEVGGTVERTKVGDVHVAEMIHMLGANFGGEPSGTWLHPQFCMCPDGILSALRVIELVQNKGPLSKLLDDIPSYPTIRDKIDCQEDQKNPIMRKAETELSLIYEDVADINLKDGVRISFADGSWVLVRPSGTESFVRITLEGKTEDKAQMIHEKAAKFIHDLL from the coding sequence ATGAATCATGAGATTCCCAAACTCTTCGGTACCTCCGGAATAAGGGGAAAAATAGCAGAAGAAATAACCCCTGAACTGGCCTTAAATGTTGGAAAAGCCATCTCCACATATCTGGGTAAAGGACATAAAGTGGTTGTGGGATATGATACTCGAACTTCCAACATGATGCTGGAAAGAGCAGTCAGTGCAGGTATCTTGCAGGGCGGCTGCCATGTCCTTAGTGTGGGAATGGTACCCACACCAGTGGTGGGCTATGCAACCATGAAACTAAATGCAGATGCAGGAGTGATGATCACCGCATCACACAATCCCTCACCATATAATGGAATTAAACTATGGAATCCTGATGGAATGGCATACTTACAGGAACAGGAAAGGGCTATCGAGAAAATAATCCATGAAAATAATTTTTATAAAGCATCCTGGGAAGATATCAAGAAAATCACTGACATAAGCCCAGTTGTAAATGATTACATTGAAGATCTCCTGGGTTTGATGGATATTAAACCCGGTTTAAAGGTAGTTGTTGATTGTGCCAATGGTGCTGCAGCTTACCTATCCCCACTCATTCTCAGAAAGGCTGGTTGCAGGGTGGTGAGTTTAAATGCTCAGCCGGACGGTTTTTTCCCAGGGAGAAAACCAGAACCCTCGGAGGCCAACCTCCAGGAATTGATGAAAGTGGTGAAGGTCACTGGAGCAGATTTAGGAATAGCCCATGATGGTGATGCCGACCGGATGATAGCAGTGGATGATAAAGGGCAAATGGCAGATTTTGATAAATTATTAGCCCTGGTATCAGCAGAGATAGGTGGCTGTGTGGTTACCACTGTAGATGCTTCTGCCTGTATTGACCGTGCCATGGAAGAAGTGGGAGGCACTGTGGAAAGAACCAAAGTGGGTGATGTGCATGTTGCCGAGATGATCCACATGTTGGGTGCAAACTTTGGTGGTGAACCTTCCGGCACGTGGCTACATCCACAGTTCTGCATGTGCCCCGATGGAATATTATCCGCCCTCAGGGTGATTGAACTGGTTCAGAATAAAGGACCCCTATCCAAATTATTAGACGATATCCCCAGTTATCCCACCATAAGAGATAAAATTGACTGTCAGGAAGATCAAAAGAACCCCATTATGCGCAAAGCTGAGACTGAACTTTCCCTGATTTATGAGGATGTGGCAGATATTAACCTTAAAGATGGAGTTAGAATATCATTCGCTGATGGTAGCTGGGTTCTGGTAAGGCCTTCTGGAACGGAATCATTCGTAAGGATAACTTTAGAGGGAAAAACCGAGGATAAAGCACAGATGATACATGAAAAGGCAGCAAAGTTCATTCATGATTTATTATAA
- a CDS encoding hypothetical protein (PFAM: Iron only nitrogenase protein AnfO (AnfO_nitrog); Dinitrogenase iron-molybdenum cofactor), producing the protein MKIAVASSDQINTDHFGRARGFAIYQWNGDEVEFIEYMENNINPEEKHQWQEGLNILGDCEVIIASQAGMKAKYGIKKANLKLVEDEGTIEEVLERFIKHEKFMSKL; encoded by the coding sequence ATGAAGATTGCAGTTGCAAGTTCAGACCAGATAAATACTGATCACTTCGGTCGGGCCAGGGGATTCGCCATATATCAGTGGAATGGTGATGAAGTGGAATTTATTGAATACATGGAGAATAATATTAACCCTGAAGAAAAACATCAGTGGCAGGAAGGTCTCAACATTTTAGGAGACTGTGAAGTAATAATTGCATCCCAGGCAGGGATGAAAGCAAAATATGGTATAAAAAAGGCCAACCTAAAATTGGTTGAGGATGAAGGAACTATTGAAGAGGTTTTAGAGCGTTTTATAAAACATGAAAAGTTCATGAGCAAATTATGA
- a CDS encoding ribosomal protein S3AE (PFAM: Ribosomal S3Ae family), whose translation MAKARRRRVRDTWKDKQWYTITTPKEFGDAEIGTTPAREPEMLLKRRVESTMRELTGDFSKQYVKLKFQISEVAGDTATTKFIGHQVTSDYVRSMIRRGSSRIDAIVKAESKDGQKMKIHVLAITIKRAKSSQQRYIRETVEKLVVDASAQKNFVELVEDIIGGKMASYVYHETKKIYPLKRVEVIKTKVIDEKKS comes from the coding sequence ATGGCTAAAGCAAGACGCAGAAGAGTACGAGATACATGGAAAGATAAACAATGGTACACTATTACTACTCCTAAAGAATTCGGAGATGCTGAGATAGGCACCACTCCTGCCAGGGAACCTGAAATGCTCCTTAAAAGAAGGGTTGAATCCACAATGAGAGAGCTTACTGGTGACTTTAGTAAACAGTATGTGAAATTAAAATTCCAGATTAGTGAAGTTGCCGGAGACACCGCCACTACTAAATTCATCGGCCATCAGGTTACCAGTGATTATGTAAGAAGTATGATCAGGAGAGGAAGCAGCCGTATCGACGCTATAGTTAAAGCTGAGAGTAAAGACGGGCAGAAAATGAAGATCCACGTCCTTGCCATCACTATCAAAAGGGCCAAATCATCCCAACAGCGTTACATCCGGGAAACTGTGGAAAAACTGGTAGTGGATGCATCAGCTCAGAAAAACTTCGTGGAACTGGTGGAAGACATAATTGGTGGGAAAATGGCCTCCTATGTTTACCATGAAACCAAGAAGATCTACCCACTTAAAAGGGTGGAAGTAATTAAAACCAAAGTAATTGACGAAAAAAAATCCTAA
- a CDS encoding UDP-N-acetylglucosamine diphosphorylase/glucosamine-1-phosphate N-acetyltransferase (PFAM: Nucleotidyl transferase; Bacterial transferase hexapeptide (three repeats)~TIGRFAM: UDP-N-acetylglucosamine diphosphorylase/glucosamine-1-phosphate N-acetyltransferase; glucose-1-phosphate thymidylylransferase, long form), with protein MRAIILTAGEGTRMRPLTLTRPKTMLPVGGKPLLEYNVEALRDAGIKDVTMIVGYQKEAVMEHFKEGQDLGVNITYVTQEERLGTAHAIGQVAHIAKEDKDAIIVTNGDIILENKLIKSLMDKYHNSHAQSILVLTEVDDPSSFGVVELEGDHIKDIVEKPNPGEAPSNLINAGIYLFDPIIFQAIEKTGKSERGEYEITDSLKIQIKEGKMVLGMVSQDKWIDVGRPWEFLELNEHYLEVSETQIDGEIEQGVTIHGPVIVKKGSIIRSGTYIMGPVYIGENCDIGPNTFLRKHTSIGNDVNVGNAVEIKNSIIMDGTNVNHLSYVGDSIIGADCNLAAGTNIANLRFDDEGVKVTVKGERINSGRRKMGVIFADGVKTGINSSFNPGVTIGLNSSVGSGAIIYRDIPDNKIVIHLQKQEMKDKK; from the coding sequence ATGAGGGCAATTATACTTACCGCAGGTGAAGGGACCCGGATGCGACCCTTAACACTCACCCGACCAAAAACAATGCTCCCTGTAGGTGGGAAACCTCTCCTGGAGTATAATGTAGAAGCATTACGGGATGCAGGGATAAAAGATGTTACCATGATAGTGGGTTACCAGAAAGAGGCTGTGATGGAACATTTTAAAGAGGGACAAGATCTGGGGGTCAACATCACCTATGTGACCCAAGAAGAACGTTTGGGAACTGCCCACGCCATAGGACAGGTAGCACATATTGCGAAAGAAGATAAAGATGCCATTATCGTTACCAATGGAGATATAATCCTGGAAAATAAGTTAATAAAAAGCTTAATGGATAAGTATCACAATTCCCATGCACAATCCATTCTGGTTCTCACCGAAGTTGATGATCCGTCTTCCTTTGGAGTGGTAGAACTGGAAGGTGATCATATCAAGGATATCGTAGAAAAACCAAACCCTGGTGAGGCCCCCAGTAATCTTATAAACGCCGGGATTTACCTTTTTGACCCCATTATTTTCCAGGCCATTGAAAAAACAGGAAAATCTGAACGTGGAGAATACGAAATAACAGATTCGCTTAAAATCCAGATCAAAGAGGGTAAAATGGTTTTAGGTATGGTGTCCCAGGATAAATGGATCGATGTAGGACGTCCCTGGGAATTCCTGGAATTAAACGAACATTATTTAGAAGTATCCGAAACCCAAATTGATGGTGAAATTGAACAGGGTGTTACTATTCACGGCCCAGTAATAGTCAAAAAAGGAAGTATCATTCGTTCTGGAACTTACATCATGGGACCAGTTTACATTGGAGAAAACTGCGATATCGGGCCCAACACATTCCTCCGTAAACACACATCCATCGGTAATGATGTTAACGTTGGTAACGCCGTTGAAATTAAAAATTCAATTATTATGGATGGGACAAATGTGAACCACCTTTCCTATGTTGGGGATTCTATAATTGGGGCTGATTGTAACCTTGCCGCAGGTACCAACATTGCCAACCTTCGTTTCGATGATGAAGGGGTTAAAGTAACAGTTAAAGGAGAAAGGATCAACAGCGGAAGGCGCAAAATGGGCGTTATATTCGCTGATGGAGTTAAAACTGGTATCAATTCCAGTTTCAATCCTGGAGTGACCATCGGTTTAAATTCTTCAGTGGGCTCTGGTGCTATAATCTATCGGGATATACCAGATAATAAGATAGTTATTCACCTTCAAAAACAGGAAATGAAAGATAAAAAGTAA
- a CDS encoding SagB-type dehydrogenase (PFAM: Nitroreductase family~TIGRFAM: SagB-type dehydrogenase domain) produces MDLNQYRYFLKDSLRKTIDFSKTDQSQGVTVPPIEKSYAPDSKKIELITADWDEIYGISLSKAIKNRESRRKYNQDPLTFMELSFLLWATQGVRLYAGNYAFRNVPSAGCRHALETYLAVFNVESSQQRNELEPGIYRYLPLTHELIFEFSKAHLQDEMIKATFGQTFAGQSAVTFIWSAIPYRMEWRYGLDSHKVIAMDAGHVGQNMYLACEAIGAGTCAIGAYDQEYLDELLRLDGEDEFSIYLAPVGKY; encoded by the coding sequence ATGGATTTAAATCAATATCGCTACTTTTTAAAGGACTCCCTAAGGAAAACCATAGATTTTTCTAAAACCGACCAGAGTCAGGGCGTGACAGTGCCCCCTATTGAAAAGTCTTACGCACCGGATTCAAAAAAGATAGAACTAATTACCGCTGATTGGGATGAAATATATGGCATTAGTCTCTCAAAAGCTATTAAGAACAGAGAAAGTCGAAGAAAATATAATCAGGACCCTCTCACATTTATGGAGTTGTCATTTCTCCTCTGGGCAACCCAAGGTGTGCGCCTTTATGCCGGTAACTATGCGTTCCGTAATGTGCCTTCAGCTGGTTGTCGTCATGCATTGGAAACTTATCTGGCAGTTTTTAATGTGGAAAGCTCCCAACAGAGAAATGAACTTGAACCAGGAATATACCGTTACCTCCCCTTAACTCATGAACTTATCTTTGAATTTTCCAAAGCCCACTTGCAGGATGAAATGATCAAGGCCACCTTTGGCCAAACCTTTGCCGGGCAGTCCGCAGTTACCTTCATCTGGAGTGCAATCCCCTATCGTATGGAATGGCGCTATGGATTGGACTCCCATAAAGTTATAGCCATGGATGCCGGTCATGTGGGTCAGAATATGTACCTGGCCTGTGAGGCCATAGGAGCAGGAACCTGCGCCATAGGAGCCTACGACCAGGAATATCTGGATGAACTATTACGTCTGGATGGAGAAGATGAATTCAGCATTTACCTAGCTCCGGTGGGGAAATATTAG